The genomic interval TCCGCGGCGCGCTTCGATTTTCAGGGACAGGCGACCGCAATGAACGGGGGATTCCCGGCGACCGCCTTCGGGATCTTTCCGCACCCAGAAGCGGAAAAAGCGCTCGATGTGATATTCCGCAACATCCCCGTGCCCGGGGCGCGCCCTGTCGACCGGCGCCGCCGCTATGGCCCGGCGTTTGTGCGGATTGTTACGGGCCCGAGTTTTCTTTTCGCTTGACGAAAAGCGGGCCTGCTGTAACAACGTTGCACATTGGATGCGATTATGGACAGAACTCATATACTCCGCATAGACTGCGCGGACCGCAAGGGGCTGGTGCATGCGATCACCGGCGTGCTCTTTCGCGGAGGTCTCAATATCACCAGCACCCACGAGTTCGTGGACCGCCAGACGCAACACTTCTTCATGCGCACGGAGTTCGCCGGAGAGCTGGACAGGGAGACGGTGCTCGGGGGGCTTCATGCGTCGCTTCCTGAGGACACGCGGATTGCGCTTTCTGAAAAACGCCGCAAGGACGTCATCATCATGGCGACCAGGGAGCACCACTGTCTCGGAGACCTGCTCCTTCGCCACCGCTACGGAGAGCTCAACGCGCGCGTGCTCGCCGTCGTAAGTAATCACAACGATCTCGGCGAGCTTGTGGAGAAATTCGAGATACCCTTTCACTGCGTTTCGCATGACGGGGTGAGCCGCGAGGAGCACGAGGACGCAATTCTGAAAGTGGTCGAACTGTACGCGCCGGAATACATAGTGCTGGCGAAGTACATGCGCATCCTCAGCCACGCTTTCGTCGACCGTTTTCCGAACCGCATCATCAACATCCATCATTCATTCCTTCCGGCGTTTATCGGGGCAAACCCCTACCGGCAGGCCTATGAGCGCGGGGTGAAGATCATCGGCGCGACGGCGCACTTCGTGAATCACAGTCTGGACGAGGGGCCCATCATCGCGCAGAGCGTGATTCCGGTTGACCACACCTTCAGCGTCGACGATATGCAGCAGGCCGGCCGCGATGGAGAGAAGGTGGTGCTTGCGCGGGCGCTGAAGCTCGCTTTTGAAGACAAGATTTTCGTAAACGGAAACAAGACCGTTATTTTCGAATGAGCCCTGGCCGTCCCTGCGGGCTCACCGCATCAATTTCATCCCGGGAGTGCCATGCTTCGCGTCGAAAATCTCAGTAAATCATACGGAACGGTCGTCCTCTTCGACGAGGTGGGTTTTGCGATAAATCCGCGCGAACGCGTCGGCCTGACGGGGCGCAACGGCCACGGCAAGACCACGCTCTTTCGGCTCATCATCGGCGAGGAGCATCCGGACTCGGGGGTCATCGCCGTTCCGAAAAATTACTCCATCGGGCACGTGCGCCAGCAGCTTTCGTTTTCCGAGGCGACGGTGATCGGGGAGGCCTGCCTGGGGCTTCCCGAGGAGGAGCGCGCAGACCGCTGGCGCGCCGAGAAGATCCTCGCCGGCCTCGGCTTCGGCACTGACGAAATGGGTCGCGCACCGGCGGGGCTTTCGGGCGGCTTCCAGGTGCGGCTCAACCTTGCGAAGGCACTGCTCTCGGCGCCGGACCTCCTGCTCCTCGACGAGCCGACCAACTACCTCGACATCGCGTCAATACGCTGGCTTTCGCGCTTCCTTAATGAATGGATGCGGGAGCTCATGCTCATCACCCACGACCGTTCGTTCATGGACGGAGTGACCACGCACACCATGGGCATACACCGCAAAAAGTTGCGGAAGATACGGGGGAGCACGGGCAAGCTCTACGAGCAGATCGCGAAGGAAGAGGAGATCCACGAGAAGACCCGGTTGAACGACGAGAAGAAGCGCAAGGAGACGGAGCTCTTCATCTCGCGCTTCCGGGCGAAGGCTCGCCTGGGCAACCTCGTTCAGTCGCGCGTTAAAAGCCTGGAGAAGAAGGAGCGCCTCAGGAAGCTCGAGAAGATAAAGACCCTCGAGTTTGAGTTCAACTACGCCGCCTTTCCCGGCCGCCACCTGCTGAACGCGTCGGATATATCGTTTTCGTACCCGGACGGCGCTTTGCACCTCATTGAGAATTTCAATATTACGATCGGAAAACACGACCGCGTCTGCGTCATTGGTAAAAACGGAAAGGGCAAGACAACCCTGCTTAGATTGCTCGCCGGCGAGCTTTCGCCGCTTCAGGGCGAGATCGCCGGACAGCTCCACCTGAGAACCGGCTACTACGCGCAGACGAACACCGTCAACCTGCGCCCAACCTTCACTGTCGAGGAGGAGATACTCTCGGGGTTCGCGGCGGCCGACCGCCGGACGGCCCGAAGCATCTGCGGGGCCATGCTCTTTCAGGGCGATGAGGCGCTCAAGCCGGTACGCGTGCTCTCCGGCGGCGAGAAGGCCCGGGTGCTCCTTGGAAAGATTATCGCCACGCCGGCGAATCTGCTTTTACTCGACGAGCCCACCAACCATCTCGACATGGAGTCATGCGACGCGCTGCTGGAATCGCTCGACGATTTCGACGGCGCGATCGTAATGGTGACGCATAACGAGATGTTTCTCCATGCGCTGGCCACGCGCATCGTCGCCTTCCAGCGCGGACGCGTTTCGGTGCACGAGGGGAGCTACCGGGACTTTCTCGAAAAAGTGGGATGGGAGGACGAGTACCAACAGGAGGGCGCGCGCGGCGCGGCCGCTCGTGCGGATGGGCCCGTTACCAACAAAAAGGAACTGCGCCGAATACGCTCCGAAATCCAGGCGCGCCGCGCGAAGGAGCTCGGGCCCCTTGAAAGCAGGATGGCCGAAATGGAGAAGCGCATCGCCGAAGAGGAGGCCTCCTCGGCCCGCGAGCACGACGAGCTGGTCGAGGCCTCGCATGCGGGTGATGGCGCGCGCATCGCATCCCTTTCCAAGTCGGCGCACGACCGCGCACAGCTCATAAATGCGCTGTATGAGGAACTCGACGCGCTGACCTGCCGCCACGAGGAGGAATCCGCGCGCTTCGGCGAGGAGCTCGCCGCGGTCGGGGGCGAGGGGGTGGTTTAATCCGGCCCGATCGGGTCGTTCCCGGCCGGTATACGGATGCTTTAGGGAAACGACCCGGAAGTCGAGCTTGTCGAACAATTACGGGCCCGCCCGCTATTATTGTAATTCTGTCGGATGCGATCCGTGTCGGTCACAGCATCTCCATAATTTTATTCTGAAACCCCTCCAGCAGCATCGTCGTGTACTTTTTATTGAAATTGAAGAACACCGAAAAGATTCCGATCCCCTCGTGGAACGCGACGGTGGCAAGGGCCAGATGCGCGGCCTGGGGTGAGCCGCCGTTTTTTGTTATGGCGGACTCCACCGCGCCGATCAGTGCGCGATAAATCTTTCTCAGCTTGGCGTTGACCACGGGATTGTAGAGGGCCACCCCCCATATCTCGAAAAACACTTTTTGAAGCTTTTTGTCGGTGGTGATGTGCTCGTTAAAAAAGGCGAAAACCGACCGTACCGTCTCCTCGAACGTGGGGCCGGACTTATCGAGGCGGAGCATGTGTTCGGCGAACAGGCCGTCGTATTTTTCGAAAAGGTAATCGATAAAATTGAGAAGGATGTCTTCCTTGCTCTTAAAATAATAATGCAGCATGGCGTAGTTGATCCCCGACTCCGTGCCGATGTCCTTGATCGATGTTTCACTGTACGGCTTTTTTAAAAGGCAGCGGTACAGCGCTTCCAGTATCTCCCTGCGGCGCCGTTCCTTTATGGGCTTTCTTCCCAACGTGTGCTCCTGGTTGATGATCGGTATCGGCGACCGTATCGTTCATCGACCCCGGCCATGATGCGGTCCATAGAAAAAAGCCGGCCGCGCCAGTGCGGCGCGGCCGGCCTTGATTTATTTTAAAAGCTCCGTCACCATCTCGCCGATTACCGCGATGTAGTTGTCCACGTCCTTCGTGGTCGTCTGCGGCCCTACCAGGGCCATTTCGTGGACCGGGGTGAGGAGAATTCCCCGGTTCGCGCAGTATACATGGATGAGCTCTTCGAGAGGCCCGGTGAGTCCCTCCATGATAGGGTCGACCGGGTTGTACGGCACCTCGGAGAACAACGCCTCGGATCCGTTTTTAGGTGGATTGGGGAGAAAGCGAAACTCCACCCGGCAGCCGATGCGCGCGACGTACCAGCCGAGGCCGTTGCCTTTGATTATTTTCGCGAGTCCTTTCTCCATCCTCTTCGCCAGGCGTATCATGCGCTTGAAGTTCTCATCGTTGATTGCGTGCTCGAGCGCGGCCCGGATGCCCGCTACCGCCGCGGCGTTCCCCGAAAGCGTTCCGCCGAAACCGAAAAATACGTGCCATGGCTTGCGCTTCGCCAACCACTCCGAAATGGCCGCGTTGAAACCGAGGATCGCGGCAGGGTAGCCGCCGGCGATGAACTTGCCCGCCACGAAGATGTCCGGATCGAGGTTCATCTCGCCGGTCACGCCGCGCGGACCGGCGCACATGGAATGCGTCTCGTCGATAAGCAGGAGCGTGCCGTATTTGCGCGTGAGCGCGCGGAGCGCTTCGTGGTAGCCGGGTTCGGGGTTGATGATGCCGACGTTCGTCATCACAGGCTCAGTTATGACACAGGCGATGTCTCCCGGCGCGAGGGCCTTCTCGAGCGCCTCGACGTCGTTGAAGTCGACTATCCTCGTCATCTCGGCGGGGTTCCTGACCAGCGGTCCCATGAGCCCCGGATTGTTGATCATCTCGCCGAAGAAGTTGACGCAGAGGGTTTCGTCGACCGAGCCGTGGTAAGTGCCGTTCATGGCAAGGATGAGGTGCCGGCCCGTATATTCACGCGCCGCCTTGAGCGCCATCCTGTTGGCGTCGGTGGCGGTCATGAGGATCTGCCAGAAAGGCAGTTTGAACCTGCGCGTGAGTTCCTCTCCCACCCAGATACAGTCCTCGGTGGGGAGCATGGTGGTGGTACCCCTGTTCTTGAGCTGGTTCGAAATGGCACTGACGATTTTAGGATGCGCGTGGCCGCACAGCCCGCCGGTGTCGCCCAGGCACAGATCGAGATAGCGATGGCCGTCCACGTCGGTGATGTAAACGCCTTTGGCCTTTTCGACGAATACCGGGAAGCCTCCGACCCAGATACGCATCCAGGACATGGGCACCCCGCCGACCAGGTGTTTGCGCGCTTTTTCAAAAAGGGCCCTGGACTTGGGCCGTTCGGCGGCGTAGCGCTCGACCTCGCGCTTTATGAGTTCGTGTATTTTTTCAAGTTTTACTTCCGACATGGCTTTCAATCATCCTCCTCCGGTCAGTGTTTGTTGCTCCCACGCCATTACGGTCGTGGATGAACAGAATTGAGCCGTTGCGGGTAAGGGAGATCCGAGGTTTTATCGCCCCGGCAACAACTTGGAAAAATCACGATCGTATTAATTTGTCAATCAACAAATAAATAAAAACTTAAGAAAAAAGGCGGGCCGATGGCCCGCCTTTTCGGTACTGCCGGTTCTGATGCGGCTTATTTGGCCAGGTCGGCGATCCCCAGATCCCTGAGCTTCTCTTTCGTCGGCCCGCCGCTGGCGACGTCCCAGCCGGCGAGTTCGCAGAACCCGCGGGTGAGCTTCTCCATGTCGAGCGTCACTCCCTTCAGGGGACCCTTCTTCAGCGGCTCGGCGCCGGCCGCGCGGGAGTGGAGCTTCGTGTCCCCGGGTTTGAGCCCTTCGCGCAGATTGAACGCCTTGCGCAGGTTGAATATCCGCTCGCCCGCCTTGAGGTAGTCGTCGGCGGAGAGATTCCAGCCCGTAACTGCGTTAAGGTACTCAACCACGGGAAGCGGGCCGGTGAGCACGCCGAACTGGCAGAGGCCCGCGCCGTTGAAGAGGTTGGTAAAGTAGGCGGTGCCGAGGCAGAGCGCGAGGCTCTTCATGTCTTTGCCCTGCGAGCGGCCTATCATCTTTTTAACCGACGGGAAGCGCTTCTTGGTTTTGTAGAGAGGCCCGTAGAGGTACGAGGAGACAGTGTGCCGTCCGGGCGTGGGTTCCATCTGGTAGATGATGCCGAAGCCCGGGTCGAGCCTCGAATCGTGCATGGGAAGCTCCTGGCCGCCGGCATGGATCGCGAACTGTTCGGAGCCTTTGCCGATCTTTTTCGCCGCGATATTTACGCCGTCCGCGAGGACGTCGCCGATCTTCTCGCGATTGATGATCATCTCGGTGAGTTCAAGAATCTCGGCGGATTTTCCCCAGCCGAGCTTGAGCCCGCCGGTCTGTTTTTCATCGATTATTCCCTTCTCGAAACACTCGATCGCGAAGGCTACCGCGCCGCCGGCCGAGATGGTATCGATCCCCTCGCGGTTGCAGAGCTCGTTGATCTCGATAAGCGTATCGAGGTCGTTCTGCAGCACCAGTCCGCCGAACGCGCACAGCGACTCGTACTCGGGCTTGTGTCCCTCCGTGCCCGCGTAGCGGCCCTTCTTGATGTCGATCACGCCGCCGCAGGCCAGCGGACAGGCCTGGCAGCCGTACTTCTTCTTCTGGTAGGCTATGACGCTCTCGTCCGAAAGCTTGTAGCTGCCGGGATAATCGACGTAACCCACTCCAGACCAGTTCTTGATCGGGGAGTCGCCCGTCAGCGCCGAATAGACGGTGAGGCCGCACGTGCCGTATTTTTTGTAGATCTCGCGGACGGTCGACGGCTGGCTGGGTACCGCTATACCGGTTCGCGCGATCACCTGGCTCACGTAGTTGATGACGGCCACCGTGACGGTGTCCATCGGATTGACAAACTTGTATGATTTAAGAAACTTTTTGCTGATCGCCTTCATCTTCTCGGGATCGGCCACGGGGATCTTCGCCGAGCCTTTTACTGCCAGGGCCTTCAGGTTTTTGCTGCCCATCACCGCGCCAAGGCCCGAACGGGCCGCGATGCGCCCGCCGTCGGTAACCACGCCCGAGATGAGCGAAAGCTTTTCGCCGGACTTGCCGATGCAGGCCACCTGCGCCTTCTTTTCCTTGAGCTCGGCGCGGATGAGCTCCTCGGTCTCGACCGTATCCCTGCCCCATATCTTTTTGGCGTCTTTTATCTCGACCTTGCCGTCGCTGATGTAGACGTACACCGGCTTCTTCGCCTTTCCGGTGAAGAAGACCGCGTCGTAACCGGCCCGCTTTATCTCGATCGAGAAAAACCCCCCGGAGTTCGCGTCGCCCCAGCCGCCCGTAAGCGGAGACTTGCCCAC from Spirochaetota bacterium carries:
- a CDS encoding transaminase; the encoded protein is MSEVKLEKIHELIKREVERYAAERPKSRALFEKARKHLVGGVPMSWMRIWVGGFPVFVEKAKGVYITDVDGHRYLDLCLGDTGGLCGHAHPKIVSAISNQLKNRGTTTMLPTEDCIWVGEELTRRFKLPFWQILMTATDANRMALKAAREYTGRHLILAMNGTYHGSVDETLCVNFFGEMINNPGLMGPLVRNPAEMTRIVDFNDVEALEKALAPGDIACVITEPVMTNVGIINPEPGYHEALRALTRKYGTLLLIDETHSMCAGPRGVTGEMNLDPDIFVAGKFIAGGYPAAILGFNAAISEWLAKRKPWHVFFGFGGTLSGNAAAVAGIRAALEHAINDENFKRMIRLAKRMEKGLAKIIKGNGLGWYVARIGCRVEFRFLPNPPKNGSEALFSEVPYNPVDPIMEGLTGPLEELIHVYCANRGILLTPVHEMALVGPQTTTKDVDNYIAVIGEMVTELLK
- a CDS encoding aldehyde ferredoxin oxidoreductase family protein, with amino-acid sequence MSGYMGKYVIINLSTGKSEVVHPGEEFYKKYLTGYGMGAAVITERQKAKINPLSPEAHIGFCSGILTGTGAYFSGRFMVVGKSPLTGGWGDANSGGFFSIEIKRAGYDAVFFTGKAKKPVYVYISDGKVEIKDAKKIWGRDTVETEELIRAELKEKKAQVACIGKSGEKLSLISGVVTDGGRIAARSGLGAVMGSKNLKALAVKGSAKIPVADPEKMKAISKKFLKSYKFVNPMDTVTVAVINYVSQVIARTGIAVPSQPSTVREIYKKYGTCGLTVYSALTGDSPIKNWSGVGYVDYPGSYKLSDESVIAYQKKKYGCQACPLACGGVIDIKKGRYAGTEGHKPEYESLCAFGGLVLQNDLDTLIEINELCNREGIDTISAGGAVAFAIECFEKGIIDEKQTGGLKLGWGKSAEILELTEMIINREKIGDVLADGVNIAAKKIGKGSEQFAIHAGGQELPMHDSRLDPGFGIIYQMEPTPGRHTVSSYLYGPLYKTKKRFPSVKKMIGRSQGKDMKSLALCLGTAYFTNLFNGAGLCQFGVLTGPLPVVEYLNAVTGWNLSADDYLKAGERIFNLRKAFNLREGLKPGDTKLHSRAAGAEPLKKGPLKGVTLDMEKLTRGFCELAGWDVASGGPTKEKLRDLGIADLAK
- the purU gene encoding formyltetrahydrofolate deformylase codes for the protein MDRTHILRIDCADRKGLVHAITGVLFRGGLNITSTHEFVDRQTQHFFMRTEFAGELDRETVLGGLHASLPEDTRIALSEKRRKDVIIMATREHHCLGDLLLRHRYGELNARVLAVVSNHNDLGELVEKFEIPFHCVSHDGVSREEHEDAILKVVELYAPEYIVLAKYMRILSHAFVDRFPNRIINIHHSFLPAFIGANPYRQAYERGVKIIGATAHFVNHSLDEGPIIAQSVIPVDHTFSVDDMQQAGRDGEKVVLARALKLAFEDKIFVNGNKTVIFE
- a CDS encoding ABC-F family ATP-binding cassette domain-containing protein — its product is MLRVENLSKSYGTVVLFDEVGFAINPRERVGLTGRNGHGKTTLFRLIIGEEHPDSGVIAVPKNYSIGHVRQQLSFSEATVIGEACLGLPEEERADRWRAEKILAGLGFGTDEMGRAPAGLSGGFQVRLNLAKALLSAPDLLLLDEPTNYLDIASIRWLSRFLNEWMRELMLITHDRSFMDGVTTHTMGIHRKKLRKIRGSTGKLYEQIAKEEEIHEKTRLNDEKKRKETELFISRFRAKARLGNLVQSRVKSLEKKERLRKLEKIKTLEFEFNYAAFPGRHLLNASDISFSYPDGALHLIENFNITIGKHDRVCVIGKNGKGKTTLLRLLAGELSPLQGEIAGQLHLRTGYYAQTNTVNLRPTFTVEEEILSGFAAADRRTARSICGAMLFQGDEALKPVRVLSGGEKARVLLGKIIATPANLLLLDEPTNHLDMESCDALLESLDDFDGAIVMVTHNEMFLHALATRIVAFQRGRVSVHEGSYRDFLEKVGWEDEYQQEGARGAAARADGPVTNKKELRRIRSEIQARRAKELGPLESRMAEMEKRIAEEEASSAREHDELVEASHAGDGARIASLSKSAHDRAQLINALYEELDALTCRHEEESARFGEELAAVGGEGVV
- a CDS encoding TetR/AcrR family transcriptional regulator — encoded protein: MGRKPIKERRRREILEALYRCLLKKPYSETSIKDIGTESGINYAMLHYYFKSKEDILLNFIDYLFEKYDGLFAEHMLRLDKSGPTFEETVRSVFAFFNEHITTDKKLQKVFFEIWGVALYNPVVNAKLRKIYRALIGAVESAITKNGGSPQAAHLALATVAFHEGIGIFSVFFNFNKKYTTMLLEGFQNKIMEML